Proteins encoded together in one Aminipila butyrica window:
- a CDS encoding GNAT family N-acetyltransferase, whose translation MIQFKSISQENFQAVINMEVNDNQKGFMEDNLYSLAECVVEKSFITKAINKDNVPIGFLLYYFVKDNPDYVFLHRLMIDKSEQGKGLGRAALEEAINLFKNEFPSIACVELMHYPDNKAGEALYDALGFDPTGEHRKSEPCRCEKDTKDDNRYIEIVRRKYYDNHLVRA comes from the coding sequence ATGATTCAGTTTAAAAGTATAAGTCAAGAGAATTTTCAAGCTGTAATAAATATGGAAGTAAATGATAATCAAAAGGGATTTATGGAAGATAACTTGTATTCTCTGGCTGAATGTGTGGTTGAGAAATCGTTTATTACAAAGGCTATTAACAAGGATAATGTTCCGATAGGGTTTCTATTATATTACTTCGTCAAAGATAATCCTGATTATGTATTCCTGCATAGATTAATGATTGATAAATCGGAGCAGGGCAAAGGGTTAGGTCGTGCTGCATTGGAAGAGGCAATAAACCTGTTTAAAAACGAATTTCCCTCTATTGCCTGTGTGGAGCTTATGCATTATCCAGATAACAAAGCTGGAGAGGCGCTCTATGATGCATTAGGCTTTGACCCCACTGGGGAGCACCGCAAAAGCGAGCCTTGCCGCTGTGAAAAAGATACAAAAGATGACAACCGTTACATAGAAATTGTACGGAGAAAATATTATGATAATCATTTGGTAAGGGCCTAG
- a CDS encoding ABC transporter permease has translation MKWYSKTYIGVFLAFLYLPIMVLIVFSFNDTKGRTFTGFTTKWFVQLFHNAAVMDALMTTLVVALVSSVIATVMGTAAAIGLEKMDAKLKGAVMNLTYIPIINPEIITGVSFMLLFVTAKKWLATVGINFQFGWATLILAHITFNIPYIILNVLPKLRQLDQSLVEAAMDLGCNPIQAFFKVTIHEIRSGVVAGFLMAVTFSLDDFVVSYFTTGAKHQTLSVMIYAMTKKRVSPEINALSTLIFIAVLAILVLVNLLERRNEKKLKQGMLKWKGGGVKE, from the coding sequence GTGAAATGGTATTCAAAAACATATATCGGCGTATTCCTGGCATTTTTATACCTGCCGATTATGGTCCTGATTGTCTTCTCTTTTAACGATACAAAAGGGAGAACTTTTACAGGATTTACAACAAAATGGTTCGTGCAGTTGTTCCATAATGCGGCGGTAATGGACGCGCTGATGACTACCCTGGTGGTGGCACTGGTGTCTTCTGTCATTGCTACCGTCATGGGCACAGCCGCCGCCATTGGGCTGGAAAAAATGGACGCTAAACTGAAAGGGGCGGTCATGAACCTGACCTATATCCCGATTATCAACCCGGAGATTATTACAGGGGTATCTTTCATGCTGCTCTTCGTTACCGCGAAGAAATGGCTGGCTACGGTGGGCATCAATTTTCAGTTTGGCTGGGCCACGCTGATTCTGGCCCACATCACCTTTAACATCCCCTATATCATCCTTAACGTGCTGCCCAAGCTTCGCCAGCTAGATCAATCCCTGGTAGAAGCAGCCATGGACTTGGGGTGCAATCCCATTCAAGCCTTTTTTAAAGTGACCATTCATGAGATTCGCTCGGGGGTGGTGGCAGGCTTTTTAATGGCGGTGACTTTCTCTCTAGATGATTTTGTCGTCTCCTATTTTACGACGGGCGCCAAGCATCAGACCTTGTCTGTTATGATTTACGCCATGACGAAAAAGCGGGTCAGCCCGGAAATCAACGCTTTGTCTACGCTGATCTTTATTGCGGTGCTAGCTATATTGGTTCTTGTCAATCTGCTGGAGCGACGGAATGAGAAGAAGCTGAAACAAGGTATGCTGAAATGGAAAGGCGGAGGGGTGAAAGAATGA
- a CDS encoding PadR family transcriptional regulator codes for MGFQIGSALLDACVLSVLSKGDTYGYVLTQTMKQVMDISESTLYPVLRRLQKENYLKTYDQAFQGRNRRYYAITSEGKAQYEVYKRDWIIYKKQVDAILCGGDWDE; via the coding sequence ATGGGATTTCAAATTGGATCAGCATTGCTGGATGCCTGTGTTCTTTCTGTGCTGTCAAAAGGAGATACCTATGGATATGTGCTGACACAGACCATGAAGCAGGTTATGGATATTTCAGAATCGACGCTCTATCCAGTGTTGCGGAGATTACAAAAAGAAAATTATTTAAAAACCTATGACCAGGCCTTCCAGGGACGCAACCGGAGATATTATGCTATAACAAGTGAGGGCAAAGCGCAGTATGAGGTATATAAAAGAGACTGGATCATTTATAAAAAACAAGTGGATGCAATATTATGCGGGGGTGACTGGGATGAATAG
- a CDS encoding YibE/F family protein, with protein sequence MKKLFTRQGVTFIAVILLSILFITLGANLSKAQLLTSSDQFYRARVLGLEDVQVKEISLDDGESSISSKSVFFKAEFTNGPDKGKAVTMLQYIDYMYAVQPDTVSKGDSIVVSYTADPTNSQKIWMFIDYNRIHYMVFICLAFFALIILIGRSKGLATIISLIFTAGAVFLVYIPGILGGQNIYLSTIVISIFIILMSLCVLNGVNIKTFCAVLGNMGGLAVAGILALLTNQLLGITGIVDEDCLFLMYVNSQHPLDLRAIVWGSIVIGSLGAVMDVAMSIASAMNELAETMEHRTVKRMIRSGMNIGKDAIGTMTNTLILAYIGGSLATVLLLVASNKDPLYLFNMEMIVVEVLQGIIGSTGILFAVPVTVIIAAYLYDNRAKDGEKNQQIPVDNPAVEPAGASAEDQGGKSVKTD encoded by the coding sequence TTGAAGAAATTGTTTACGAGACAAGGAGTTACTTTTATTGCAGTTATCCTGCTGTCTATTTTATTTATTACCTTGGGGGCCAATCTCTCAAAAGCACAGCTGCTGACCTCCAGCGATCAGTTCTACCGGGCCCGTGTTTTGGGATTGGAGGATGTTCAGGTAAAGGAGATTAGTCTGGACGACGGAGAATCCTCCATCTCCAGCAAGAGTGTCTTTTTCAAGGCAGAGTTCACCAACGGCCCGGACAAAGGGAAAGCAGTGACGATGCTTCAATATATCGATTATATGTATGCCGTTCAGCCCGACACCGTGTCCAAGGGGGACAGCATCGTGGTATCTTATACCGCAGATCCCACCAATTCTCAAAAAATCTGGATGTTTATCGACTACAACCGCATCCATTATATGGTGTTTATTTGCTTGGCCTTTTTTGCGCTCATCATCTTGATTGGCCGCTCCAAAGGGCTGGCTACCATCATCTCTCTGATTTTTACCGCAGGGGCGGTTTTTCTAGTGTACATACCGGGTATTCTCGGCGGACAGAATATCTACCTGTCCACCATTGTTATTTCAATCTTCATTATATTGATGAGTCTTTGCGTGTTGAACGGGGTGAATATTAAAACCTTTTGTGCCGTGCTGGGCAATATGGGCGGTTTGGCAGTGGCCGGTATTCTGGCGCTGCTCACCAATCAGCTGCTGGGTATTACCGGCATTGTGGATGAAGACTGCCTCTTTCTCATGTATGTTAACAGCCAGCATCCGTTAGATCTTCGGGCCATCGTCTGGGGAAGCATTGTGATCGGGTCCCTGGGAGCAGTTATGGATGTGGCCATGTCTATTGCTTCGGCCATGAATGAACTGGCGGAAACCATGGAGCACCGAACAGTTAAGCGGATGATTCGATCGGGCATGAATATCGGTAAGGACGCCATCGGAACCATGACCAACACCTTGATTCTGGCCTATATTGGCGGATCGCTGGCGACGGTTTTGCTGCTGGTGGCTTCTAATAAGGACCCGCTGTATCTGTTTAACATGGAGATGATTGTGGTAGAGGTCTTGCAGGGAATTATCGGCAGTACCGGCATCCTTTTTGCCGTACCAGTAACGGTGATTATTGCGGCATACCTGTACGACAACCGGGCTAAGGATGGTGAAAAGAACCAGCAGATTCCAGTTGACAATCCCGCTGTCGAACCAGCCGGAGCATCGGCAGAAGACCAAGGAGGAAAATCGGTGAAAACCGATTAA
- a CDS encoding ABC transporter permease — MNLRQAAYPYMMWTVVFIAVPLGLIIYFAFTDMQGSLSMDNLVQAGRYSSVFVKSIWLAVVSTVLCLVIGYPVAYLMSRMKGIGNRTLLMLLMLPMWMNFLLRTYAWMTLLENNGIINNLLGMVGIGPLNLINTQGAVVMGMIYNYIPFMIVPLRSVMLKIQNDVLEAAQDLGAGPREVFTKIILPLSKPGIKTGVMMVFVPAVSTFIISQMLGGGHNQLIGDIIEMQFLGNAYNPHLGSAISLVLMLLVLMCMSVSGFLDDEGMEERLL, encoded by the coding sequence ATGAACTTAAGGCAGGCGGCTTATCCCTATATGATGTGGACAGTGGTTTTTATTGCTGTTCCTTTGGGGCTCATTATATATTTTGCTTTTACAGATATGCAGGGAAGTTTAAGCATGGATAATTTAGTGCAGGCAGGCCGGTATTCTTCTGTCTTCGTAAAGTCCATCTGGCTGGCGGTAGTGTCTACGGTTCTTTGTCTAGTCATCGGCTATCCGGTGGCGTATCTGATGTCCAGAATGAAGGGCATCGGCAACCGCACGCTGCTCATGCTCCTGATGCTCCCCATGTGGATGAATTTTTTGCTGCGGACTTATGCTTGGATGACGCTCCTAGAGAACAACGGTATCATCAATAATCTCCTGGGAATGGTGGGCATCGGTCCCCTAAACTTGATTAACACCCAGGGTGCCGTCGTTATGGGCATGATTTATAACTACATTCCTTTTATGATTGTACCTCTTCGTTCCGTGATGCTGAAGATTCAGAACGATGTTTTAGAAGCGGCTCAAGATTTGGGTGCCGGGCCGCGAGAGGTTTTTACAAAAATTATTCTGCCCCTTAGCAAACCGGGCATTAAGACCGGGGTGATGATGGTCTTCGTACCGGCAGTCAGCACCTTTATCATTTCTCAAATGCTGGGAGGCGGCCACAATCAGCTGATTGGTGACATCATCGAGATGCAGTTTCTGGGCAATGCGTATAATCCCCACTTAGGGTCGGCAATTTCGTTAGTATTGATGTTGTTAGTTCTGATGTGCATGAGCGTATCAGGATTTCTGGATGATGAAGGAATGGAGGAACGGCTGCTGTGA
- the hcp gene encoding hydroxylamine reductase: protein MNTKMFCFQCEQTAGCASCTGGAGVCGKTADTSNLQDDLTGALIGLARAYDGKLGSEKATRLIIDGLFTTVTNVSFNDKTLNELIAEVEAAKEAAVPGCSGCGSVCGRNDNYDLTKLWDDNEDIRSLKSLILFGLRGMAAYAYHAMVLGYTDEEVNGFFYKALCVIGEDLGMEDLLPVVLEVGEVNLKCMALLDKANTETYGTPVPTTVPMKVEKGPFIVISGHDLYDLKQLLEQTKGKGINIYTHGEMLPAHGYPLLKEYEHLKGNFGTAWQNQQKEFDNLPGAILFTTNCLMPVKSSYADRVFTTEVVSYPELVHIGEDKNFTPVIEKALALGGFAEDQEYTGINGGTELTTGFGHGTVLSVADKVIDAVKAGAIKHFFLVGGCDGAKPGRNYYTDFVSQTPEDTIILTLACGKFRFNDLNIGEIGGLPRIMDMGQCNDAYSAIRVAVALAEAFECGVNDLPLSMVLSWYEQKAVCILLTLLHLGIKNIYLGPSLPAFVSPNVLNFLVENFNISPISTPEEDLKKILG from the coding sequence ATGAATACTAAAATGTTTTGCTTTCAGTGTGAACAGACTGCTGGCTGTGCCAGCTGCACAGGGGGGGCCGGTGTCTGTGGAAAGACCGCAGATACATCCAACTTGCAGGATGATTTGACGGGTGCCTTGATTGGATTGGCTAGAGCCTATGATGGCAAGCTGGGTTCTGAAAAGGCTACAAGGCTTATAATAGACGGGTTATTCACTACAGTGACTAACGTAAGCTTTAATGATAAGACACTGAACGAACTCATTGCAGAGGTAGAAGCAGCAAAAGAAGCTGCCGTTCCGGGTTGTTCTGGCTGCGGTTCTGTCTGTGGACGTAACGACAATTATGATCTGACGAAGCTTTGGGATGACAACGAGGATATCCGCTCTCTGAAATCTTTGATTTTATTCGGCCTTCGGGGCATGGCTGCCTACGCATACCACGCCATGGTGCTGGGCTATACCGATGAAGAGGTCAATGGATTTTTCTATAAGGCACTGTGCGTAATCGGCGAAGATTTAGGCATGGAAGACCTGCTGCCGGTTGTTCTGGAAGTGGGCGAAGTAAATTTGAAGTGCATGGCGCTTCTGGACAAGGCTAACACAGAAACTTACGGGACACCGGTACCGACTACTGTACCGATGAAGGTGGAAAAGGGTCCATTCATCGTCATTTCCGGACACGATCTGTACGACTTAAAGCAGTTGTTAGAGCAGACCAAGGGCAAGGGCATCAATATTTACACCCACGGGGAGATGCTGCCTGCACACGGCTATCCGCTGTTAAAGGAATATGAGCACTTGAAAGGAAACTTTGGTACCGCGTGGCAGAACCAGCAGAAGGAATTTGACAACCTGCCGGGTGCAATTCTGTTCACCACAAACTGCTTGATGCCAGTGAAGAGCAGCTATGCAGACCGAGTATTCACGACGGAAGTGGTTTCCTATCCAGAGCTGGTACACATCGGAGAAGACAAGAATTTTACTCCGGTTATCGAAAAGGCCCTGGCATTAGGCGGATTTGCTGAAGATCAGGAGTATACTGGAATCAACGGCGGAACGGAGCTGACTACTGGATTCGGACACGGAACCGTGTTGTCCGTAGCCGACAAAGTAATCGATGCAGTAAAGGCTGGTGCCATCAAGCACTTCTTCCTGGTTGGCGGTTGTGACGGTGCGAAGCCGGGCAGAAACTACTATACGGATTTCGTTAGTCAGACTCCGGAAGATACCATCATCCTGACGTTGGCCTGCGGTAAGTTCCGTTTCAACGACCTGAACATCGGCGAGATTGGCGGATTGCCTCGGATCATGGATATGGGCCAGTGCAACGATGCGTACAGCGCTATTCGGGTGGCTGTAGCCCTGGCAGAAGCCTTTGAATGCGGCGTTAACGACCTGCCGCTGTCCATGGTATTGTCTTGGTATGAACAGAAGGCCGTATGTATCCTGCTGACACTGCTGCACCTGGGTATCAAGAACATTTACCTGGGACCATCCCTGCCAGCCTTCGTTTCTCCAAACGTACTGAACTTCTTGGTAGAGAACTTCAATATTTCTCCAATCAGCACACCGGAAGAAGACTTAAAGAAGATTTTAGGCTAA
- a CDS encoding stalk domain-containing protein — protein sequence MRNKNEVRKKWMRKTCCWAVAAAVMLTGGTGGAYGATRGQQAIGEIGVDITWYDFGKQWNDYYIRQENEGDIYKLIMADSEGQESKAAFVNGKGELIWGPAADDGAASSSSGGENITLMKSGNRYIYIDSKGIRAFPDEAYSDIGPFGDGYATATLRDSGHKGIIDDKGTLLFEDKSGIYQELNFMGGGLISAVRSDGLCDVLDKEGKPLNAEHYGSYRPVLAEDAIRVSRDGKYGFLDLSGTAFTSLTYDYAMLFSEGLAAVSKGEKWGFIDRTGKEVIALSYEDANDFHNGVAAVELQGKWGIIDKAGSTVLPFEYNWFYEEEDGSFIGQKDQQIFLIDSAGQVTDVKDYLSFYKEAPDRISVRKNINGLEVKGYLDDQERMLTGFKDFDLWPAGADFYLGHRSGNYPPEATPPNDYGQKYALLDAAGNNLTGFKYENSGDSGSGFQVLRKNYYTGAGLLNRQGAEVLPTIFEDILLTDGGYAFVTVVDPEIGGNGRVGYFKLPEHFQEKAGQRPITVYLDGVELYFDTPPVLKNQRTMVPMRKIFETLGAKVEWDNTTKTASATLGNRKIRVSMDSTTASVDGSTVQLDAAPFVQNGTTMVPLRFISESLDAQVAWDGPAHRVVVNSAQSGNLSSLAGSWVAAESSLEKGIYTGYLELTIGDSLLKTVDWQAGNPGMQAKIRDTDEKYIYMDLLENEGSPADWTLQKQDKIEYQLYSDRELRLKHGGTTCIFYKKSELTEEQTKVLDKLANIRWEAEDNRDLTVSFSYYQMKLYRGAENSESKGLFVGRTYLNVADAQIVAVPEITEMKGENTIWPGIEKEKAPAVHYKLSADEKTLTLEYGGKEIQFKSKNEVIK from the coding sequence ATGAGGAACAAGAACGAAGTTCGAAAAAAATGGATGAGAAAAACGTGTTGTTGGGCAGTTGCCGCCGCCGTTATGCTTACAGGTGGCACTGGAGGGGCTTATGGAGCAACTCGAGGCCAGCAGGCCATCGGTGAAATAGGGGTGGATATCACCTGGTATGATTTTGGCAAACAGTGGAACGACTACTATATTCGGCAGGAGAACGAAGGGGATATTTACAAGTTGATTATGGCTGACTCGGAAGGACAAGAGAGCAAGGCCGCTTTTGTCAACGGGAAAGGAGAGTTAATTTGGGGACCGGCGGCTGATGACGGCGCTGCTTCCAGCAGCTCGGGAGGCGAGAATATCACCCTGATGAAATCAGGCAACCGCTACATTTATATTGATTCTAAGGGTATTCGGGCGTTTCCCGATGAAGCCTACAGCGACATCGGCCCTTTTGGTGATGGGTATGCCACGGCAACCTTAAGGGATAGCGGCCATAAAGGCATCATTGATGACAAGGGAACGCTGCTGTTTGAAGATAAATCAGGCATCTATCAGGAACTCAATTTTATGGGAGGCGGACTGATTTCAGCTGTTCGGTCTGACGGGCTTTGTGATGTGTTGGACAAGGAGGGGAAGCCCCTGAATGCCGAACATTACGGTTCCTATAGACCTGTTCTGGCAGAGGACGCCATCCGGGTATCCAGGGATGGGAAATATGGCTTTTTAGACCTGTCGGGGACAGCATTTACTTCCTTGACCTACGATTATGCGATGCTCTTTTCAGAAGGGTTGGCTGCCGTATCCAAGGGAGAAAAGTGGGGATTTATCGACCGGACCGGAAAGGAAGTAATTGCTTTAAGCTATGAGGATGCCAATGATTTCCACAATGGCGTGGCGGCAGTAGAGCTTCAAGGAAAGTGGGGCATCATAGACAAGGCGGGAAGCACTGTACTGCCCTTTGAATATAATTGGTTTTATGAAGAAGAGGACGGCTCCTTTATCGGACAAAAGGATCAGCAGATTTTTTTGATTGATTCAGCTGGGCAGGTGACTGATGTTAAAGATTATCTTTCCTTTTATAAGGAAGCACCAGACCGAATTTCCGTGAGAAAAAACATAAATGGACTGGAGGTCAAAGGCTATTTAGATGATCAAGAGCGGATGCTGACCGGATTTAAGGACTTTGATCTTTGGCCGGCAGGAGCGGATTTTTACTTGGGGCACCGATCAGGGAATTATCCACCGGAAGCTACGCCGCCAAATGATTATGGGCAGAAATATGCCTTGCTGGATGCAGCAGGCAACAATTTGACGGGGTTTAAATATGAAAACTCAGGGGACTCGGGCTCCGGGTTTCAGGTACTGCGTAAGAATTATTATACCGGGGCAGGTCTGCTAAATCGGCAAGGGGCAGAGGTATTGCCTACCATCTTTGAGGACATTCTCTTGACGGATGGGGGTTATGCCTTTGTGACCGTAGTAGATCCGGAAATAGGCGGAAACGGCCGTGTGGGCTATTTCAAATTGCCGGAGCATTTCCAGGAGAAAGCCGGGCAGCGGCCTATTACCGTGTATTTAGATGGGGTAGAATTATATTTTGATACGCCTCCCGTTCTGAAAAATCAACGAACCATGGTGCCTATGAGGAAAATCTTTGAGACATTAGGGGCTAAAGTGGAATGGGATAATACGACCAAGACGGCTTCAGCTACCCTGGGCAATCGGAAGATTCGTGTCAGCATGGACAGCACCACAGCCTCTGTGGATGGGTCAACGGTTCAGTTGGACGCAGCTCCTTTTGTGCAGAATGGGACGACGATGGTTCCACTTCGGTTCATATCGGAGAGCTTAGACGCTCAGGTGGCCTGGGATGGGCCAGCTCACCGGGTGGTGGTGAATTCGGCCCAGTCAGGGAACTTATCTAGTCTTGCAGGAAGCTGGGTAGCAGCGGAATCCAGCCTGGAAAAGGGGATATATACAGGCTATTTGGAATTGACCATTGGGGATAGTTTATTAAAAACCGTGGATTGGCAGGCAGGGAATCCAGGTATGCAAGCAAAGATTAGGGACACGGATGAAAAATATATCTACATGGATTTGTTAGAAAACGAAGGCAGCCCGGCTGACTGGACGTTGCAAAAGCAAGATAAGATAGAATACCAGCTGTATTCTGACCGGGAACTTCGTCTGAAACACGGTGGAACCACCTGTATTTTCTATAAGAAGAGTGAACTGACAGAGGAACAGACTAAGGTGCTGGACAAACTGGCCAACATCCGCTGGGAAGCAGAAGATAACAGGGACTTAACCGTTTCTTTTAGTTATTACCAGATGAAACTATACAGAGGTGCAGAAAATTCAGAGTCCAAAGGGCTGTTTGTAGGAAGAACCTATTTGAACGTGGCGGATGCTCAGATTGTTGCTGTACCAGAGATAACGGAGATGAAGGGTGAAAATACCATTTGGCCGGGAATAGAGAAAGAGAAAGCACCTGCTGTGCACTATAAGTTGTCAGCAGATGAGAAAACGTTGACGTTGGAATATGGAGGAAAAGAAATACAGTTTAAGAGTAAAAATGAGGTAATAAAGTAA
- the potA gene encoding spermidine/putrescine ABC transporter ATP-binding protein — protein MKNDIIVSLQNIAVEYDGERVVDNLNLDIRNEEFITFLGPSGCGKTTTLRIIGGFAEPAAGDVFFEGKRINGVPPYQRHVNTVFQRYALFPHLNVFENIAFGLKLKKMAADQVQKKVQSMLKLVNLSGYENRNINQLSGGQQQRVAIARALINEPKVLLLDEPLGALDLKLRKEMQIELKRIQQALKITFIYVTHDQEEALTMSDRVIVMRNGKILQSGTPQDIYNEPANAFVADFIGESNILSGVMHNDYLVEFAGVLFECEDSGFEPMEAVEVVIRPEDIDVVPLEEGKITGRVEDIVFKGVHFEITVSGHGFQWMIHSTDSQQVGEMIGMTLTPNDIHVMRKMEEER, from the coding sequence ATGAAGAATGACATTATTGTCAGCCTGCAGAATATCGCGGTAGAGTACGATGGAGAACGGGTAGTGGACAACTTGAATTTAGATATACGGAATGAAGAATTCATCACCTTTTTAGGCCCATCGGGCTGTGGGAAGACCACCACCCTGCGAATTATCGGCGGCTTTGCGGAGCCGGCTGCCGGGGACGTCTTCTTTGAAGGAAAACGGATTAATGGCGTGCCGCCTTATCAGCGTCATGTGAACACTGTATTTCAGCGGTATGCGCTGTTTCCGCACCTGAATGTGTTTGAAAACATTGCTTTTGGATTAAAGCTAAAAAAGATGGCGGCAGATCAGGTTCAGAAAAAAGTTCAGAGCATGCTGAAACTGGTTAACCTATCTGGCTACGAAAACCGCAACATCAACCAGTTGTCCGGCGGCCAGCAGCAGCGAGTGGCCATCGCCAGAGCGTTAATCAACGAGCCTAAGGTGTTGCTGTTGGATGAGCCTCTGGGGGCCTTGGACCTTAAACTGCGAAAAGAAATGCAGATTGAGCTGAAGCGGATTCAACAAGCTTTGAAAATTACCTTTATATATGTGACCCATGACCAAGAAGAAGCGTTGACCATGTCAGACCGGGTTATCGTTATGAGAAATGGGAAAATATTACAGAGCGGAACGCCGCAGGATATTTATAACGAGCCCGCCAATGCCTTCGTAGCCGACTTCATCGGCGAGAGCAACATCCTCAGCGGAGTGATGCACAACGATTACCTGGTGGAATTCGCCGGGGTGCTTTTTGAATGTGAGGACTCTGGATTTGAGCCGATGGAGGCGGTAGAGGTGGTTATTCGTCCCGAGGATATCGACGTGGTTCCTTTGGAGGAAGGCAAGATCACCGGCCGGGTAGAGGATATCGTTTTCAAAGGGGTTCACTTTGAAATCACGGTCAGCGGCCATGGTTTCCAGTGGATGATTCACTCCACAGACAGCCAGCAGGTTGGGGAGATGATCGGCATGACGCTGACCCCTAACGACATACATGTCATGAGAAAAATGGAGGAGGAACGATGA
- a CDS encoding DUF1700 domain-containing protein translates to MNRQEFIRKLELELFKLPKEEVKDAIDYYNEYLDDAGIENEAAALKELGSPSRIATQIKADFAVKQLSNQGNGSNAEGRKGISAVWWVILGLFTAPVALPLAVAGGLLAFCILLTVALLVIAALLCVGAFFLSGIVAFSVGIYVLFIDFANGLFAVGVGLTFVGATVLLALGIILAAKGLVRFTARRMNEKRQLKTGRTEEKADE, encoded by the coding sequence ATGAATAGACAGGAATTTATACGGAAGCTGGAGTTAGAACTATTCAAGCTTCCGAAAGAAGAAGTGAAAGATGCGATCGATTATTATAACGAGTATTTAGATGATGCAGGGATTGAAAATGAAGCAGCAGCTTTAAAGGAATTGGGCAGTCCTTCCAGAATCGCCACTCAGATTAAAGCAGATTTTGCCGTAAAACAGTTAAGCAATCAAGGAAATGGAAGTAACGCAGAAGGGCGAAAAGGAATTTCTGCTGTATGGTGGGTGATTTTAGGTCTTTTTACCGCACCGGTAGCTTTACCTCTGGCTGTTGCAGGCGGTTTGCTGGCATTCTGTATACTGCTGACGGTAGCGCTCCTTGTTATCGCAGCATTGTTATGTGTAGGCGCATTCTTTCTCAGTGGCATTGTCGCTTTCTCAGTAGGAATATATGTCCTTTTTATTGATTTTGCCAACGGACTGTTTGCAGTCGGGGTAGGCCTGACTTTCGTGGGAGCAACGGTGCTGCTGGCGTTGGGCATCATCTTGGCGGCTAAAGGATTGGTGAGATTTACAGCAAGAAGAATGAATGAGAAAAGGCAATTAAAAACAGGAAGAACGGAGGAGAAGGCTGATGAATAA
- a CDS encoding DUF4097 family beta strand repeat-containing protein: protein MNKKIKICIMVCTCLIVVGGCLAGIGLMLGATGSVDMNRFAFHLGGGDTPFSIGAEEADHLYKLSGEVVTDSKEISQPIQVIKTNIGLGGVKIVASDKSEVVYTYDKGLGKPDINVSDGTLTIEDKFGKQHINFSKKMKNKNGIEYIICCPEGTTLQLVQVENSLGYIDISGIKTETLDLKLSAGEVKLADVEAGDLKADVTLGDLKTENLRTEALDLNCDAGDITAAGTLKGKSNFTADLGDIEIKTTLKKEEYSFDLDTQLGDVTVEGNQSGRSSLTDNSAENYLKVKTTAGDISIDFD, encoded by the coding sequence ATGAATAAAAAGATAAAAATCTGTATTATGGTATGCACTTGTTTAATTGTAGTAGGAGGGTGTTTGGCTGGAATCGGGCTGATGCTGGGTGCGACTGGAAGCGTAGACATGAATCGGTTTGCCTTTCACCTGGGAGGAGGGGATACTCCTTTCAGCATAGGAGCGGAGGAGGCAGACCATCTGTATAAATTAAGCGGAGAAGTAGTCACCGATTCAAAAGAAATCAGCCAGCCGATACAAGTGATTAAAACAAACATTGGGCTAGGTGGCGTAAAAATAGTAGCAAGTGATAAGTCCGAGGTGGTGTATACGTATGATAAAGGATTGGGAAAGCCCGATATCAACGTATCGGATGGGACCCTGACCATTGAAGATAAATTTGGCAAACAACATATTAATTTTAGTAAAAAAATGAAAAATAAAAATGGGATTGAATATATCATTTGTTGCCCAGAGGGAACTACACTTCAATTAGTTCAAGTAGAAAATAGCTTGGGATACATTGATATTTCAGGAATTAAGACAGAAACTTTAGATTTGAAGCTTAGCGCAGGTGAGGTGAAACTTGCTGATGTGGAGGCAGGTGACTTAAAAGCAGATGTAACCTTGGGTGATCTAAAAACAGAGAACCTCCGCACAGAGGCTCTTGACCTGAATTGTGATGCGGGGGATATAACGGCAGCGGGAACTTTAAAAGGCAAAAGCAATTTTACTGCTGACTTGGGAGACATTGAGATTAAAACGACATTGAAAAAGGAAGAATACTCTTTTGACCTGGATACGCAGCTGGGTGATGTAACCGTCGAAGGAAATCAAAGCGGAAGGAGTTCTCTGACAGACAATTCTGCTGAAAACTATTTAAAGGTGAAAACTACAGCCGGAGATATCAGCATAGATTTTGATTAG